One region of Candidatus Nanopelagicales bacterium genomic DNA includes:
- a CDS encoding Fpg/Nei family DNA glycosylase: MPEGDTVWRTARALDRALAGANIAKADLRVPAHATADLAEMTVVSVSPRGKHLLMAVASPASARADGASELVFHTTLGMDGKWRIYRHGEVWRGGPGHAIRAVVEVQRHVAVGYWLPTVELFKSAEAAARLAHLGPDLLGDDWDSAEALRRMTRYGDRPIGEVLLDQRCLAGIGNVYKSEICFLQNVAPQTAVGKVPDLPSVILRAHQLLNLNKARANRVTTGDSRRPLWVYGRARMPCRRCGTSIRVSQEGHDGRQRWTWWCPRCQPAVD, encoded by the coding sequence ATGCCAGAGGGCGACACAGTGTGGAGAACCGCTCGGGCACTCGACCGAGCGTTAGCGGGTGCGAACATCGCGAAAGCTGATCTGCGAGTTCCTGCCCATGCAACGGCGGATCTCGCTGAAATGACGGTTGTCTCGGTGAGTCCGCGTGGCAAGCACCTGCTGATGGCTGTCGCCAGCCCGGCGAGCGCGCGTGCTGACGGTGCATCGGAACTGGTATTCCACACGACCCTCGGTATGGACGGCAAGTGGCGCATCTATCGTCACGGCGAGGTATGGCGGGGAGGACCTGGGCACGCGATCAGAGCAGTTGTCGAGGTTCAGCGCCACGTCGCGGTCGGCTACTGGCTCCCGACTGTCGAGCTGTTCAAGTCGGCCGAAGCGGCTGCGCGGCTGGCGCACCTGGGGCCAGATCTGCTTGGTGACGACTGGGATAGTGCTGAGGCGCTTCGTCGGATGACGCGCTATGGAGATCGGCCGATCGGCGAGGTACTGCTTGACCAACGCTGCCTGGCCGGTATCGGGAATGTCTACAAGAGCGAGATCTGCTTCTTGCAGAACGTGGCGCCGCAGACGGCCGTCGGGAAGGTGCCGGATCTGCCGTCGGTGATCTTGCGCGCCCACCAATTGCTGAACCTGAACAAGGCCAGGGCGAATCGGGTAACCACTGGCGACAGTCGTCGGCCGCTGTGGGTCTATGGCCGAGCACGGATGCCATGTCGTCGCTGCGGAACGTCAATCAGAGTCTCGCAAGAGGGCCACGATGGTCGGCAGCGGTGGACGTGGTGGTGTCCACGGTGCCAGCCAGCGGTCGACTAG